In Ipomoea triloba cultivar NCNSP0323 chromosome 15, ASM357664v1, one genomic interval encodes:
- the LOC116006346 gene encoding probable glycosyltransferase At5g03795: MAGSHRGGGRGSLMVPAALAFSTAIFITLYIASTSKVLLMIHPNQTHLRVKPPVEFSIINTPFQMPPPAAAANQSQSAAVEFSDYLPRVSTPASTRPRPVNVISQSTQGEFTAVNFSGTAVKSMIMQEVFHDKDLFFEEYEEMNRTLKIYVYPHKKNDRFANVLLPVDYEPGGNYASESYFKKSIFRSHFITKDPNEAHLFFLPFSIAGLRNDKRVGVGGIKDFVKDYVSYVSREYPFWNRSAGADHFYVCCHSVGRSAMEKAVEVKMNAIQVVCSSSYFLPGYVPHKDASVPQIWPRPGDPPKKPPEERETLAFYAGAMNSRVRQDLVAAWGDDAEISVHRSRLKTPYSEALLGSKFCIHAKGFEINTARIGDAIYYGCVPVILADFYDLPFADALNWESFSVVVSSMDIPKLKEILKGISHEEYVKLQSNVVKVQRHFRWHNFPVDFDAFHMVMFELWLRRSHVKVY; the protein is encoded by the exons ATGGCGGGCTCGCacagaggaggaggaagaggatcGTTAATGGTGCCGGCCGCCCTAGCTTTCTCCACCGCCATTTTCATCACTTTGTATATCGCTTCCACCTCCAAAGTCCTTCTCATGATTCACCCCAACCAAACTCACCTCCGCGTCAAACCTCCCGTCGAGTTTTCCATAATCAACACCCCCTTCCAGATGCCTCctcccgccgccgccgctaaCCAGTCGCAGTCGGCGGCGGTTGAGTTTTCTGATTATCTCCCGCGAGTATCAACGCCGGCGAGTACGCGTCCGCGTCCAGTTAACGTGATCAGTCAAAGCACGCAAGGAGAGTTCACGGCCGTCAACTTTTCCG GAACAGCAGTCAAAAGCATGATCATGCAAGAAGTGTTTCATGACAAGGATCTGTTCTTCGAGGAGTACGAGGAGATGAATCGCACCTTAAAGATATACGTTTACCCGCACAAGAAAAACGACCGTTTCGCGAACGTACTGTTGCCGGTGGACTACGAGCCTGGCGGTAACTACGCCAGCGAAAGCTACTTCAAGAAATCAATCTTCAGAAGCCACTTTATCACCAAAGATCCAAACGAGGCACATCTCTTCTTCTTGCCCTTCTCGATCGCCGGTCTGAGGAACGACAAGCGGGTCGGCGTCGGCGGGATTAAGGATTTCGTGAAGGACTACGTTTCGTACGTCAGCCGCGAGTACCCGTTCTGGAACCGATCGGCGGGGGCCGACCATTTCTACGTGTGCTGTCACTCTGTCGGACGGTCGGCGATGGAGAAGGCGGTGGAGGTGAAGATGAACGCGATTCAG GTGGTTTGCTCCTCAAGCTATTTCCTGCCGGGGTACGTGCCGCACAAGGACGCTTCCGTGCCACAGATCTGGCCGCGCCCGGGAGATCCGCCGAAAAAACCGCCGGAGGAGAGGGAAACCCTAGCATTCTACGCCGGCGCGATGAACTCGCGGGTGCGGCAGGATCTGGTGGCGGCGTGGGGAGACGACGCCGAGATTTCCGTCCACCGCAGCCGCTTGAAAACGCCGTACTCAGAGGCGCTCCTCGGGAGCAAGTTCTGCATCCACGCCAAGGGCTTCGAGATCAACACCGCCCGAATCGGCGACGCCATCTACTACGGCTGCGTGCCGGTGATCCTCGCCGACTTCTACGACCTCCCGTTCGCCGACGCCTTGAACTGGGAGAGCTTCTCGGTGGTAGTCTCTTCCATGGACATTCCGAAGCTAAAAGAGATACTTAAAGGAATAAGCCATGAAGAGTATGTGAAGCTGCAGAGCAATGTGGTTAAGGTGCAGAGGCATTTCCGGTGGCACAATTTTCCGGTGGATTTTGATGCGTTTCATATGGTAATGTTTGAGCTGTGGCTTCGAAGAAGCCATGTCAaagtttattaa
- the LOC116007161 gene encoding light-mediated development protein DET1, with amino-acid sequence MFRSNNITARIFERQICTPAPGTSIHRARLFYEDIVPSYTVYDVECPDHSFRKFTDDGLYLISFSRDLQDLIVYRPTWLSFSCNEEDCNGHELPPKAKKFESFFTQLYSVSLASSGEVICKDFFLYLESNQFGLFATSTATAQVQDAPSIIGAVHGIPSIEKITFHLLRLEDGAILDERVFCNDYINLAHNIGVYLYDNLLAILSLRYQRIHILQIRDSGDLVDVRCIGEFCHEDDELFLNSFSQDFGGNLNNNQTIPETSFLGVLKQRLLSFIFRGIWNEESDQTMRMQSLKKKFYLHFQDYVDLIIWKVQFLDRHHLLIKFGSVDGGMSRNADNHPAFFAVYNMETTEIVAFYQNSADELYSLFEFFCDHFHASSRSSLHMNFISTHSNNIHALEQLRCTKNKASSSSQFVKKVLATLPFSCQSQSPSPYFDQSLFRYDEKLISAADRHRQSTDHPIKFISRRQQVNNNPKFKIKAGPEAGNADGRAKKISSFLFHPIFPLALSIQQTLFLQQAVVNIHFRAFGGRDRDRDR; translated from the exons ATGTTTAGAAGCAACAATATCACTGCCAGGATTTTTGAGCGCCAGATTTGCACTCCTGCTCCTGGAACTAGC ATTCATCGTGCCAGGCTATTTTATGAGGACATAGTTCCAAGTTACACCGTATATGATGTTGAGTGCCCCGACCACTCCTTTCGCAAATTCACTGATGATGGTCTGTATCTCATTAGCTTCAGCAGAGATCTTCAAGATCTGATCGTTTATAGGCCAACGTGGTTGTCATTTTCATGCAACGAAGAAGATTGCAATGGCCATGAGCTTCCTCCGAAAGCCAAAAAGTTTGAGAGCTTCTTCACCCAGCTTTATAGTGTTTCACTTGCTTCCAGTGGTGAGGTTATATGCAAAGATTTTTTTCTCTACTTGGAGAGCAACCAATTTGGACTTTTTGCAACTTCAACCGCAACTGCACAAGTTCAGGATGCACCTTCTATCATTGGAGCAGTCCATGGGATCCCTTCAATTGAAAAAATTACTTTTCACCTTTTGAG ATTGGAAGATGGAGCTATACTTGATGAGAGGGTTTTCTGCAATGATTATATTAATTTGGCACATAATATTGGTGTTTACTTGTATGATAATTTGTTAGCAATATTGTCCCTTCGCTATCAAAGAATACACATTCTTCAGATAAGAGATTCCGGAGACCTGGTAGATGTTCGATGCATTGGAGAATTTTGCCACGAAGATGATGAACTATTTCTCAATTCTTTCTCCCAG GATTTTGGAGGGAATCTTAATAATAACCAAACTATTCCAGAAACTTCTTTCCTGGGTGTCCTTAAACAAAGGTTGCTTTCCTTCATATTCCGAGGGATATGGAATGAAGAATCAGATCAAACCATG AGAATGCAGAGCCTTAAGAAGAAGTTCTACCTCCATTTTCAAGATTATGTTGATTTAATAATCTGGAAG GTGCAATTTTTGGACCGACATCACCTGTTAATCAAGTTTGGCAGTGTTGATGGTGGG ATGTCACGAAATGCCGATAACCATCCTGCATTTTTTGCTGTTTATAACATGGAGACTACTGAAATAGTTGCCTTTTATCAG AATTCAGCTGATGAGCTTTATTCATTGTTTGAATTCTTCTGCGATCACTTTCATGCATCGTCGAGAAGTTCATTGCATATGAACTTCATATCTACTcattcaaataatattcatGCCCTTGAGCAACTAAGGTGTACTAAAAATAAAGCAAGTAGCTCTTCTCAG TTTGTCAAGAAGGTGCTGGCAACTCTACCTTTCAGTTGTCAATCTCAGAGTCCTTCACCATATTTTGATCAATCTCTCTTCAGATATGATGAAAAG cTTATCTCAGCAGCCGATCGGCACAGACAATCCACTGATCATCCTATCAAATTCATTTCAAGGAGGCAGCAAGTGAATAATAAccccaaattcaaaatcaaaGCAG GACCTGAAGCTGGCAATGCCGATGGACGGGCGAAGAAGATATCTTCGTTTCTCTTCCATCCAATATTTCCCCTGGCACTTTCGATTCAACAAACCCTGTTTTTGCAGCAAGCAGTTGTAAATATTCATTTTCGGGCTTTCGGCGGCCGTGATCGTGACCGAGATCGATAG